The segment ACATCCTAGACTCTGAATACTTGACTCCGAAAATAGCGAATTTTTCAACGACGCCAACAGGATAGATACGCAATCAATGGATCTTTTCACTTATGTCAACACTAAATTTGTATATCTAGAACGCCACCTTCACAACCAGATTATGATGCTGTCCAACGATATGATCAGACAGGAATGTGAGCTGGAAAAGAAGGTTTTacaaaatgcacttattataGCTACGTTAGCACCTGATGAATTTGCATTCCAATTCATGAAGAAACCAGGATATATTGCTCACGTCTCAGGTGAAGTAATAAGATTCGCTAAGTGTATAGCAGTAGACGTAAGAAGACGAGATACAAGAGAATGCTACCAAGAATTACCTGTACTAAGAGGTAACGACACATACTATATGTTACCACGAACTCACATACTAATTAAAACTAGGACGCAGATAGACTGCAACCCTTTATTGGCACCTATGTATCGACTAGAAGACTCATGGTATGAATTAAATCCTAAACTCTCTTCGGTACCAAGCCCAGAACAACTCACAGCTTCCACAAATCACTCCTGGAAGTATGTACCAGCTCAAGGACTAGCAACAGGAGGAATTTACTCCGACAACGACatcgtaaaattaaaagacTACATGATGTTCCCATTGGAAAGAACGGCTGTGTTAAACACCATCGCCAGAGGAGCAACAGGACAGTCTGTAGCTGATAGTACCATcaagattaataattttattgatgaagAAGCTATAAGGCTATCTCTAGCTAAAGCTTGGGGAAAAGTGTATAATTTCTTCAACACGGTGGATACCTTCAGCGTAACACTCTTTGGAGTATATCTCACATTCAAGGCAATTAAATTTGCAATAGACACATTGATTCATGGCTATGCATTACATACTCTATACGGATGGAGTATATGGTTAATTGGAGCATTTTGGGACTCTGTCACTAATCTCCTACTACATCTACCCAAGACTGGTAAAAATATCACGCCAGAAAACGTAGAGCTAGCGGAGAAAGAAAAATCTAATGTCATCaccaatcaaaatatttacccGTACTTGCCGTACGCACCACCCAACCACACTAGAGAAGTAATTTACGCTGCTCCTAGAACAGTCGGTACACAATATAACTTTCCTCCTGACCTGGATCCTCGTGAACCTAGAACCGAACCCGAGAATACACGACAACCTCCAAACTAACCTCATGCATGCCACTTTCGTCTTTAAAATCTAACCTTAAGATTAAATTGAGTTTCTCAAATCCCAAgaatacagtaaaaaattaaagcaataATTTTAGTGCAACGATCATCAACATGGAAACCCTGATCAAGATAATCTTGACCTTCATTACTACCATAAGCAATGTGAAAGGAAGTGCTGTTCATTTGAAGCCACTGGAACCTAGTTCAGGACTCTACTATGAACATCTCGCCGATATCCACTTTACCCAAGATGAATGGAAGCTAATCACCGTAGTAGACCTAGGTTTTCATGAACAACAGATCCCCAACACAATGGACATGGAAATAAACCTCCTGAACGAATACTGCCGATCGACAATTGAAAAAGACGACTGCAGGCACTACATACAACTTGACGACTACAAACGCATTTTCGAGAATCAACTGAGCGAATGAAGTTAATAAGACGGTTGGTCGGTTCTGGGCAAGTAAATAATCGATCATCATTGGTCGAACAGAATAAATTAACTATTCTTCAACATTATCTCGATAATTTCAGTAAGATAATTCTTACTTCTAACCCCAACGACTCAATTCTTCTCGAAAGGAACGCACAAATAATCCACTCAGATCTATACGAAGATTTAAATCAACTAATTTTACGCCGcggtaattattataaatacgtGGCACCTCTAAAGGAAATGAAAGGTTCAATCAACAAGGAGGATGTAACTTATTCAGGCTACGTTATGCGATTGAGTTCTTGGAGTGTCCAAGCTCGAAACTGTTTCGAGGACTACCGAACTCATATGGAAGACATTTTGGAAGCAATTGATTTCGCTTTAGCCGGAACCATCCCTCCAAGAATTCTCAGCCCGAGGAAAATCTCAGAAACCATAggaaaattcaacaaaaataatcCACAACATCAATTTCCTATAACTGTTAAAGACCTCTATAATGAAAAAGCTTCTCAGTTAATGAAAGTTGAGTACGAATCGCTCaacgataaatttatcttGACACTTCGAATACCACTAATACGATCATCAAAATACAACTTGTACAAACTTCACGCCTATCCAGTTCAACAGACTTTTGGAAACAACACCAAGGGTTCGGCCTATATCCAACCCCGATCTGACAACCTGATGATGTCTACAAACCACGAAAGCTACTCGCTGATTCAAGAGAATGAACTTAAACGAtgccaaaaatttgaaagatcCTATATTTGCAAACCCAATTTTGTGATATACGAAACCGCCGTTCATCCTGCGTGTGAAGCTGACCTACTCGCCAACTCAGATCTCGAATCATTTCAGAGATGTGACATAAAGTTAAGCAAGACCCACTACTTATATTGGAAATCCTTAGAAGACATTAAAGGTTGGATTTACTCTATCCCGCATCTGAGCTTACTTCAAGTCCAACACCCAGGAAAATCTACAGAATACGTCAATATATCTGGCACGGGAACCTTAAGTTTGAGTCCGGAGGCCTCTATAAGAATTGGCTATGTAAACTTGGTCGGATCTGCGAATTCCGATCTTGAGATTCAACTCCAACAACAACCTACCATAGGACTCAATGTAACACAATTATTTCCGGAAATACGCGATTACGAACCTCTCAACTCAACCAATTACACAAACGACAGTTCTACGAAAGTATCTCTCATCGACTCATATGGATTTCTATCTTACGACTTCACTTTGGGTCAAGTAAAGAGAGAATTACGAACTCCTAAATTGCCCAAAGAGGACAAACATCCACCAAATTACCTCCTGCATGGAATGCTAATtacttcattaattttaactggatatttaacatttttcactAGGAGACTAacttacaatttaattttctgttatACTAGGAATAAATCTTCAACAATAGAATCCAGCGTAAGTTATCAACAATGCTACAACCTCCACGAAAATTTGGAATCACTCAACTCTGATGAACGTAAGTTATGTGCAAAGGTCTCCCCGAGAATAGGCTTACCACTGACGAAGAGAGAGACGCTAATATAATTAAGATTCAACAACACAGAAACTGGAACCAGAGTTTCGAAGATTTTTGTGAACTTACATGTTACCTGATTCATCGAAACCACTGGAAAGCGGCACAAGCTACAAGGAAACTACGGACAAGACTACGATTACGAAATAACCTGCTCTGCGACGATTTTCTCAACGAAGAAGCATACAATATAGACCCGGTTGAGGAGCATCGAATTTACCGAAAGATATTATTATCTTTCAAAATAACTCTTCCACTAACATTGGACATAGACGACCTGGATCAAGCTTGTCAAGCCAGTCAATACGGACACTTTGGGAAAATCTTTTTGCGAGAATATTGGATAGAAAACTCTCTACACCGTTGCATTCGAACCAGTTATAGAACCAGTTCGCTAAAGAATCGGTTCGAGAATTTAAGAAACACCTTTTTCgttcatttacaaaataagactttttaaaagtattatgGACATAGTGATCGACATCCAAGGATTCTGAGACAATAAAGAAGAATTTACTCCAAAGGAAATCGTATTAGTCGCAACCACTGAAGATATTCTAGGTCACTGGATAGTCGAGCAACCTTTTCGTACCACAAACTATCACCTAAGATTCGTGAAAGAAACGATTGGGTTACTTCCAAGCATCACGGTATTCATTGGTCAGAAGGTGACACTCAACTCCACCAAGTGTTAAAAATCATAAAGAGATACGCAAGGAACGCTCGCACAATCTTCACAAGGGGAGAAATCAAGGCCACTTATCTACAGCAAGTATTGAAACGTAATATAGTGAATCTAAAAACCAGAAAATATAATTGCCCCAAGTTCGACGTTATTCGAACATCATCAACCACCTGTACAACACACGGACAAAGAAAGAACTATTACTGCGCACTGACTAACGCAATCTACCTAAGGCAGTGGCTACGAGATCAACAAAAAACGTTCCCTTTGTAAAATACAATGCCGGACAAGACAGCTAAGTATTTCCCGAGAAATCTCTCACTTGGTTTAGATATGCAGTTCGCTTACATCGTCTCGTCTATAATCATCCAAAATCACTGGTTCAAACGAACGCGTATAAGAACATTGCGACGATTGCGCTGCAGTAAATACTATCAACAACACCCAGACCAACTGGAACTAGAAACAGAATTACGCACAATACCTAAACCTATAAAAATCGACAAGGACATTAAAGCAAGCCCCTTGGAAATACACACCGCTTGGGTCATTGCCCAAGATAAGGACCTTAAGATACAAGTCATGAGAAATTATTGGAAAAGCAAGAATCATCTCAGAGAACAACGCAGAATACGAAAAGCCCGACAAGAATACTATCCAGAATTAGTTTACAAAGTAGATTTGCTTCGGCTGTTTGGAGAAATACCATGAGCTGACGATCGGACTAGTATTTACCTCAGAGAAACCATGATCAGGTTATCCAACCTGATGGCAGTCAAACATTTTTACTAACGACCTTCCACCTACTGCTACCTCGACCTCATGGACGATATATCAAGATTCTACGAGGAGCCATACTTATCGTCTGGACAGCACTCATGCAACCACCAACCATGCGTGAGTTTATACCACCCATATAACACCTCACCTGATATAACTCAAGATCTACCAACTTATATGGATGACATGGCATCCGAATGTGATAGAATTGAGTACACCAAACAAAAACGCAGAAGACAGGCCCGCCGACGCAAAGCAACTAAAATACGATATTGCAAAAGAAAAATCCGAAGGAAGAGGAACTCACGAAAgaaacaaaagaaaataaccACTAACAAAAAGAGTAACAATTGATCACTACCAAATCGCCGACTTGTCCGCATGCAGAAGAGGCTAGTAACAAACCTACTTACCTTATAACTACTAACAAATGGTAAAAAGGGATCACTAACTAACAATACTAATAACAATCTAAATGAACTTATCACGTTCAaacacaaaaacaaaaaaaaaatatatatatatatataataaataaaataaaaataaaaataaaaaaacaagcaaaacataacacaaaaattaaaaaaaaataataataaataaacatgaacaaataaaaaaaagataaataaataaataaataaaaaaaaaaaaacattttcttttatatacaATAAACATTGTTGTAATATCCAGATATAATAACAGCAAGTCATACATACTCAAACGCGTCAATACTCATATTCATGATACCCGGTCTTCAGCTATTCTTGTATCATCCAAGGAAGCCAAAGCTCATGAGTATGTGTAATTACGCACTAATGacattaattaagaaaagtgatttaaaatataaatctatGTACAAATAACGAAAGGTAATGGGTTTGGCCCGTTAATCATCTTTCAAACCGCATCTTATTATTTCaaggtatatatatgtattaaaagGTGAAGGGTAAGATAAGTAAATCTTGCACAAACAgcaagacaaaaaaaaaaaaaaaaaaaaaaaaaaatgaaaaacagaaaaaaaaacacaaaatatgaaatttacaaaaaatatattgttccGTCTAAAAACGGAAGTcggtaaataattgttatcatcatgatatttgaaatttaaatatttaaaccggTCTCCATctatcggtgttaaaatgcATCCCGTCGCCAACTCGGGTCGCACCACGAACGCGCGCGCTAAACATAGCGTCGGTTTCTCAGTGCATCTTCGTTGCACTCACGCCTTCAGTATATCTCTGTCGTTTGGGTGTCTGAATTTTCCGTTCCGTCGAAACGACGACCCGGCGTTACCGCGTCTTTTCGTCAGTTGACCACAAGTCTTCTTACTGTACACACTTGCTGTGAACGCTCTTTTCGCTACATTTCcaagttaatatttaaattaacactaattgctaattaattgattatcaatTACGAATTCGTGCCATCGTGCCAagataagtattaattaatacggtttcataagttttaataattatttcgtaGAGTTTCACTAATATTTCGGGAATTGAATAAAGACCGGGTGTTGTATTACGTCGTAGTAAAAACAAGCCGGGACTTGTTGCGCGTGGGTCTCATCCATCAAACATGGAATATTTAGTTGtgttactattaattattcgGTAAGATTGAATTcggtatttaatattaatattcatattaatattaaataataatcgattcaaataatattgaatatttaataactattATCTCATATTAAATTCCGTCAATTCATCGATCTATTCGGGTGCATTTTAATTACCTTGCAATAATTacacattaataattatcatacatACGTGATAATCATATAacaaataaaaccaaaaattgattttgttCGCACTTTAATTATCATCAACGCATTTGGCCGTTGTCATACAAATACCATATACAACTTCATTCGTACCATAGCCGCGTGCTAACCACAGCCATCAATCCAATtgatgagaatttaattaactgcAGTTAAATAACAATCTGTTACAAATCATAagaacaattataataataatttagcgTCATAATATTGTCATTGGAATATCCCattataattttgacttcTCAATTCGTACCGCCGATCTGATCAATCGGTAACATCGTCGCGACGCATCTCATAACACAAACATTTAACGACGCAATCGTTATCGACTGAAAGCTTTCACTCATTCGCTcgcattagtaccaagtactatttTACTGTCCCACAGTGGACTCTTTAACATCGCACtagtaccaagtactatttaactgtcCCACAGTGGACTCTTACCATcgcattagtaccaagtactatttaactgtcCCACAGTAGACTCTCTATCATCCCAGTACACATtgacatacacacatacacacacatctCTACATTTCATTTTGTATCAATTGTTCAACGAGTTACCCTCATTCTCATTATCTTAACATTCTCAATCTTTCATTGTATTCTTCAAAGGGTTTTATGCCGTAGCGCTttccctattttttttttgggtcaaaatatattcttCGATTTTGATATACCCAAACCacgagttttattaaataatacctGTCATATCCTACCTATCATTATAAGAAGTTAATTACATTccaattactaatttaatttaatttacaggtaaatttagatttaaatataaaataaaaacaaaaagaaaggGAACATTTTCCCACAAACATTTTGGTGCCTCCTGTGAGGTTTTCTCGATTggacaatttaaatatatatacaaacaaatatcaattattcatTGTGGATGCAATTTGAATCAAAACGCCATTCATATTACCGACTCGTTGACACCGCCGCATCTGGAGGATCATCTGCAGTGATACGAGCTAagttaaaagtttattaaacatttaattatctttggcagtgtatttaatatactgtcgattaaattattttatttattcaattattctattaatttaagtaTACTTCAATATTTGATTTCATTATATTCGAATTATTGTCTTATTTCGGATTGAGCTGTGCAATTCTGGGATTACATCAGTTATTTGTCGCAAGACCATTTAATTGTTGCGATCAGTGAATTGCTCAAGTCTTCAAAGTATAGAGTAACcgaattgtttaaattaaagatTGCTGAGTCGATTGACCATTCGGGTCCCGTCAATTATTTGATCTAAGGATCTTTTCATTGTCGTGATCATCGGGGTCACTCGAttacgttaattaattatctccGTAATTTGGGCGCGTTTAATTGGGGATTTGGACTGTTTGATTCCTGGGATCGCCTAAATTATCTGAATTTATCAGCGAATTGCGGCGATTTGCGGGTCGTGCAGTTGAAGTTTTTCCATTTTCCTTATCACTAGTACAACTTGAATCTCAATACCCAGTTTTAAATATCTAATTCTTAAAATGACGGACACAAAAGAAGGCGAGACCATTTCACCGATCGAGAGAAAACGTAACATAGCAGCATGCTACGTTGATCAATTAGTCGATTCAATAAATCAACAACAAATATCCGATTTGCGAGCACGATTACGATTCGAACGCGTCACGGTTGCATTTCGCGAATACGAAGAGCTTTTCAACGAATTGATCGCGTGTCAACCTCTGACAGCTGAAACAGAACACTTCACAAATGTATCCGATGGATATTACGGTATTGCTGAACATCTCGCGAAAGACGGCCCTCTCGCGAACAGTACAATTATCGGGAATTCAACTCAAACTGAAAAACAAACTTTACAAAGACTGCCGGTACCGCAACTACCCACTTTCTCCGGGGATTACAACGAGTGAATATCGTTCTCAAACTTGTTTCAGAGCATTATTGATCGACGCGACGATATTGccgatattataaaatttcaatatttaaaaacgagTCTGAAGGGAGAGGCCGCGCAACGGATCATACATTTACAGGCTTCGGATGCCAATTATCAGGTAGCTTGGTCCATCCTTAAGGGAACTTATGAACTTAAGAGGGTATTGAGAGGCAAACACATCGGGGCGATATTTAATCTCAAAAAACCGGAAACGGCTAACCCAGCCACCCTTGGACACATACTCAACACTGCACGACAAAATCTAACATCCCTCGAAACGCTTAGATGCCCACCAAATCATGAATGCTTTATTTGGCACATTGAACGGATTTTACCGGATCTTATTGCTGAAAAATGGCAAGATACTCTTAAACCAGACGATTCCCCTACTGTCGACGatatgttcaaatttttagagGCAACCATCTCGCGTATGCACACTAAAGCTATACCCACCTCAAACAAGAACAATACTAACAAACGGCCTTTTATCGGTTCTTCAAATCAGTCAAAAACCTTCAAAAACGCGGAGGGAGATCGCGCTCTCATTATTGCTACGAAATCATGCGACTACTGTCGTGCTGCTGATCATTATTTATACCAATGCAGAGAATTCGATAAATTACCGGTTCCCAAACGATGGGATTTCGTGAAACAACACAACCGCTGTAGGAATTGTCTAAACAAAAACCATTTTCCGTGTCCCTCTAAGCATCATTGCAAATACTGTACAAAATTCCATCATTCAAAATTACATTCCGTAAAACCCTTCTCTGGCGGCGATCATCAGAAAAGGACGGATCCTCCCAGATGACTAAGACCCGGGGATCTTCAATCGCCGACTCTTAGGCATTCGAGTGCGACTTTAATGATGAGCGCCATGGTGCGGGTTCGGGCAACATCCGGTACATTCGCTACAGCTCGAGTCTTATTAGATACGTGTTCTACCGTACACCTTATTACTTTCGAACTTGCTAAACGTTTACAACTACCAATCCGCAAATCTATTGACTCTATTCACGGGGTCAATGCCCTCTCGACAAATACAATCGGGAAGACAAGCGTGGTGCTCGAATCTCTGATTAATCCTCGTTATCACAAACTCATATCATGTACTGTAATCGAAAAAATCACCGACTTTGAACCCCGAGACATCTTTCCACGCGATCAAGTAGAGCTTCCAGAAAACTTGCCTCTCGCGGACCCAAATTTTCATATACTACGTCCTGTCGACATACTAATTGGCGCGGGTACCACAGTCGCGCTCTTACAATCAggtcaaataaaaatcaatccCACACAAGGTGACTTATTACTACAGAAAACTCATTTAGGCTGGGTAGTCGTTGGGGGGTTGGAAGCAAATAAAAAGGCACGAATTGATTCGTGTTGCTTGACTAGCTTACAACAgaccttagaaaaattttgggaGATCGAAGATCTATCTAATAAAACTGTAAAAACTACCGAAAACGATTTATGTGAAAAACATTACGTTGATCATGTTCAGCGTACTCCTGACGGGAAGTATGTCGTCAGATTGCCATTTCGGCATGAAGATTTCGATTTAGGTGATTCTCGTCCACAGGCACTTCgtcgatttttttcattacagcGGAAGTTACAAGCCAATCCAGAGTTGAAATTAGAATATCACAAGGTCATGCAGGAATATATTGATTTAGGACATATGTCGCTCGTTTCTGACGAATCTCCTCCAGGGTATTACATTCCACATCACGCAGTAATTAAAAACACAAGCCTCACTACGAAATTACGGGTCGTTTTCGATGCTTCCGCTAAGACTAGTAACGATTTATCGCTTAATAAGGTGCTGATGGTCGGAGCTACTATCCAGGACAAACTCTGTGAACATTTATTGCGTTTTCGTACTCATGTATTCGTCATAACAGCAGACATTGAAAAGATGTACCGGCAGATTCTGATCGCCCCTGAAGATCGGCGATACCACCGCATCTTCTGGTACAACGATGGACGTATCGCAGTATTTAACTTAAACACCGTAACTTTCGGAGTTAGTTCATCTCCTTTCCTGGCCATCCGTACtttgcatcaacttgcacgcGAAGAACAAAAAACTTTTCCACTAGCTAGTCCAATTGTCCAGCGAGATTTGTATGTCGATGATCTGCTTACAGGAGCAGATACGTTAGAGGAAGTCTTACGTTTACGCGATGAGATTATTGAGCTATTGAAGTTAGGTGGTTTTAATATTCGTCAGTGGGCATCCAACCACAGTCATGCATTGGATAACGTTGCCAGCAAAACGTTCGAATCCGAATCGGGTATGCCTCAGGAAGCTATATCTAAGACGCTTGGGATAGCTTGGAATTCTCAGTCAGACACTCTCATTTACACCTCTAGGCCGATCGCTCTCAAGGAGAAATTTACCAAACGTCTCATTCTCTCCGAAAtcgcgaaaatttttgatccaCTAGGTTTACTAGGTCCCATCGTTTTCGCAGCCAAAGGAATCATGCAAGATTGTTGGCGTCTAAAGATTGGTTGGGATGAATCTGTATCACAGGAATTGGCAGCCAAGTGGCTGTCATTTGCTGAACAACTGACGCACATGCCTGCAATTGACATCAATCGTCGTCTTATTATCGATCAGCCCACTGGAATCGAAATCCACGGGTTTTGCGACGCTAGTAAACTAGGTTATGGAGCCTGCATCTATATCCGTTCTACCAACAGCTCGAATCAAGTCTGGGTCCGCTTAGCTTGTTCGAAATCACGTGTCGCACCACTCAAGGAAACTACGAT is part of the Microplitis mediator isolate UGA2020A chromosome 11, iyMicMedi2.1, whole genome shotgun sequence genome and harbors:
- the LOC130676913 gene encoding uncharacterized protein LOC130676913 codes for the protein MVRVRATSGTFATARVLLDTCSTVHLITFELAKRLQLPIRKSIDSIHGVNALSTNTIGKTSVVLESLINPRYHKLISCTVIEKITDFEPRDIFPRDQVELPENLPLADPNFHILRPVDILIGAGTTVALLQSGQIKINPTQGDLLLQKTHLGWVVVGGLEANKKARIDSCCLTSLQQTLEKFWEIEDLSNKTVKTTENDLCEKHYVDHVQRTPDGKYVVRLPFRHEDFDLGDSRPQALRRFFSLQRKLQANPELKLEYHKVMQEYIDLGHMSLVSDESPPGYYIPHHAVIKNTSLTTKLRVVFDASAKTSNDLSLNKVLMVGATIQDKLCEHLLRFRTHVFVITADIEKMYRQILIAPEDRRYHRIFWYNDGRIAVFNLNTVTFGVSSSPFLAIRTLHQLAREEQKTFPLASPIVQRDLYVDDLLTGADTLEEVLRLRDEIIELLKLGGFNIRQWASNHSHALDNVASKTFESESGMPQEAISKTLGIAWNSQSDTLIYTSRPIALKEKFTKRLILSEIAKIFDPLGLLGPIVFAAKGIMQDCWRLKIGWDESVSQELAAKWLSFAEQLTHMPAIDINRRLIIDQPTGIEIHGFCDASKLGYGACIYIRSTNSSNQVWVRLACSKSRVAPLKETTIPKLELCGALTLAKLYHNVQSTLGVSISRSVLWSDSTNALAWIKKSPVVLKVFESNRVKEIQKLTADVEWRYVGTKTNPADALSRGQYPRDFQTNSNWFQGPSWLSQSSNFWPTNPILETQGPLETPEFQCFVIQSEPSVIFKRFSSYSKLINVISLCLRWRPSNTFKTNRVSVAERHQTETRILHLIQQEQFGSEISNLKNAKPVKSAKLGAFNPYIGNNGLLQVGGRLKNSDLTRSQKHPILLPSHHHVTDLIIRDTHQRMHHAGIQSTLFTIRQRFWLLDGKNQVRKIVRRCVVCIRHRPEPIQYKMADLPRSRVQSSYAFEHTGLDFCGPFLIKEKRYNRETRSRNNTLIKAYGCIIICMSTRAVHIEIVSDLSTDAFLASFRRFIGRRGIPSHIHSDNGLNFVGASNQLHELYNLLQSKDHQDQVLSFSDPRNITWHFNPPLSPHFGGVWEAAVKSFKHHFKRVVGTQSLMFEELTTLAVDIEAILNSRPLCSISTDPNDPIALSPADILIGKKLTSLPDPDLLSVPDNKLSTWRFLTKAKQDFWKRWQIEYLNEMQKRHKWHNDGAVELKEGSVVILIDKNKPCMIWELGVITEVHPGSDGVTRVVEVKTSRGIYTRNTTTLCPLLPDT